Genomic DNA from Prunus persica cultivar Lovell chromosome G1, Prunus_persica_NCBIv2, whole genome shotgun sequence:
TGAGAAAGATATAGAGTCCTTGCAGCAAAAACTACAATCGATGGATCAGAGGAAAGGTGAAGCACACCAATGCATTCTCAAACAGAGAAAACAacttttgaccaaaaagaaaaaaacagagaaaacaaCTAAGTGATGAGACATGATGAGTTTATTTGGTGTGTTAAACGTTAATGAGAACAAGACTTTGCCACTTGGTAGTTGACAAGTCCTTATCTCAAGACGAGGAACTTCACCCACCAAGTACCAAACTACAATACAATGTGATCGTAAGAGATTCGATTCGAAATTCAACATTTAGAGATTATGCATTTAatgtaattttgtaatataaaattatttcaaaattattaaaaattatggTTTTTTTCACTTATTAACAAAAAAGGAGATTCGAAGTTGAAATTTCTTATGTGTCCTTGATACATGTGTGACCAGATAAATATTACATTTGATAACATACTGTGTatcattaaaacaaaaacaaaatatgagtgaattaatatttttcttcccatCATGCTTCAAACGACATGTAGCTTTATTATGGTATTTAGTACTGAAATCAAGATCTCCGCGCGCatctttaattaattctttATGCCTTAGCGTTTGCCAGAGCTGTTTTGTTGTCAtgtcccaaaaataaatatcttttttaatGTCAGCACCCAAACCAACAGAGTAACGTGAGGCCGCAAGCAACAAACCCCAAGCACCCAGAAAGCAACAGCCTTTTTTGTTCCCCAATAATCAAGAtttcaacttttttgttttttgtttgataatttttaatttttgagagagagggatCATGTGGGAGTCGATCTTTCTAACGCTGGCGGCGACGGCCGGAAACAATATCGGAAAAATTCTTCAGAAGAAGGGCACCGTCattcttcctcctctctctttcaagCTCAAGGTACTCCTCTTTTTACCCTTTTGCCCTTTCTGCATTTCTGTTATtactttcattcattttggtCTTTGATTCTTCGATTGTTATTCAAATCCCAATTATCAGACAGATACACAGACTGTGTGCTTTGAATTTATGGAATTGAATTGGGACCAATTCCAGGgcttttgtttaatttccttGTAACCCAATTTCTGGGTTGCATGATAAAGCATTGAACGAATTACTAATGGCGTGGGCTCATGCGTGTGTGTTTGTAGGTGATCAGGGCGTATGCTTTGAACAGAGCTTGGTTGATAGGTTTTCTGATGGATATATTTGGAGCCTTGCTCATGTTGAGAGCATTATCTCTTGCTCCTGTAAGTGCCTCAACTCCAAgcacctttttttatttttatatttttatatttttataatttgaattttgttcctcacattttcattttcattgacATTCAATTTGTTTACCCATTTGTTCTTTCAATTGTTTGGGTCCAATTTTGACGTTTACAGTTTGTGCTAAAGTAATTTCAATTGGTGATTAAATTTGATGTTGCGCCATTGTATGCATTTTTCCAGGTATCTGTCATACAACCCGTTTCTGGGTGTGGACTTGCCATTCTTTCAATCTTTTCCCATTTTTATCTGAAGGAAATTATGAATGCTGTTGACTGGATGGGGATTACCTTAGCAGGCATTGGCACTATAGGTAATGTAAGTTCTTCAGAATACATGAAAGTTAAATCGCCCTCACAGAGAATTGATCgtgtatttttctcttctagtGTTTATAATCTGTGCGAGATTCTGTATTTGCAGGAGTTGGTGCCGGAGGTGAGGAGCAAAAGGCTTCTGCTATATCTATTTTCCATCTACCATGGTTGGCAATTGTAGTCGCCATCTTGTTTGTAGGTACCTTATACTATGCATCATTTGATGTTTATGCACAACTATGAGTGTTGTTCCCAGACTGTTCATGTTACTAGAAACCAGCATTGCTAGATTTTATATTGTTAGTCAAGGGCATGTGTCTATATAATGCTTATGATAATCCAGATATAGTTGGATACTTGTATTTATGCACTCCTTTGAATAGGTACTACTGAATGGATGGCTACGCATCTACAGACGTCAACGCAAAGAACAGGAGTTGGTAAATTGATTTATTCTTTTCATATATCTATAGTGTTTGAGTATAGTGCCCTCCACCCATTCACATCTGCTTGTGGTACAGATGGAATATGACGTTGTTGAAGAAATTATATACGGCTTGGAATCTGGCATTTTGTTTGGGTATGATTCTCTCTAGTATAAGTTAATTTACTCCTTAACAGATAGGTtcatctctctcatctctcagTTTTAGGATGAAAATTATTACAAATTGTGTGTTCTGTATGTGCGCGTGTGCGTGTGCACGAGGTTGAGTTTTAATAGTTGCCCGTGTCAACACTGACAGGGTAACATTGCGTTGTATTTGGCAGATTGTACGAGTTAGAGATGTGCATGCCAGTACAAGTCAATAATGTGTTTAGCATATCAATTCAGTGATGCGTATTTTATGTTACAGTAGGCAAAAAGCATCATACTTTCACATTCTATTAATTAGTTATGTTCTTGTCTGAAACAGTTACTTTATTTTTGGAGAAGAATCTGAAGTAAATACTTTCTTTATGTTTACGTGCCCTTTTTCATCTGAAAACTCAATTTCATTATGTAGAGAGCAGAGGATCTTTTATTAGTAAAATCATGTAGCTGCTGCTGTTGTCAAATCATGCTTAGCCTGATATGTGCACATCTTAATGCAGGATGGCATCTGTAATATCAAAGATGGGATTCGTATTCTTGGAGCAGGGTTTCCCCAGCATGCTGGTTCCTATATGCCTGATATTCAGCATATGTTGTAGTGGTACAGGGTTTTTTTACCAGGTATGTTAAACATTTGTCTAAGTTCAGAGTTTCATATCCACATGTTCATGTAAATTGAATGTCGGCCACATGAAATGCATTTATAGTTTTGTAAGTTggttattgttgttgttagtGAGTTATTCCTTTTGAACAGACTTGGGGGTTAAAGCATGGGAGGGCAATTGTGGTGTCTACATGTGCTGCTGTGGCATCAATTGTGACTGGTGTGCTTGCTGGAATGCTTGCTTTGGGTGAAAGATTGCCTTCAGCGCCAACCGCTCGTCTTTCACTTGTGCTTGGATGGTAAATTAAGATACTGACTTATATTTTACGGAtcatttttaataaaagaaagcTCTCTAAATCTTAGTTTTGGACCTGAGGATGTCCTTAAATCAAATAGTTTTAAGGTATGGCGTATGTGCCATGATTCATCAGCTATCATTCTTCATTTTGGAAACCTGACTAGCACTTTCTTTAGATttctgttttcattttgatgtCATGGGGTAAAAGTGGTCCAAACTTTTTGGATGTCATGGGGTAGCAAGTATGCGGTCCAAAGTTACCATATGATATTGTGCTTCTCTTGGCATGCATCCATATTTCGTAGAATTCATATAGCTGCCCGCATTCTCAATTTACAACATTTATTTCCAGTGTTTGAAGTGCTTAATTGAATACAAGTGTTTTCTTGCGATaaacttttccattttttttctctactgCAGgctatttataattattggCGTGATTTTACTTGTGAGTTCGACACGGCTGGTGCGAAACCTTCCTCGGCCTTTACGGCATTTTATCCAGAGTGGTGTTGATAAGAACTTCAGCCAGAGAAAATCCGGGTCTATCCGCACTAGGGATTCGAGCCCTAGCACTGTTATTCAGGCAGCAACTCTGCATCATTTGATACCAACTTCGTCTAAAGAAAAggcttgatttgattaaaTCAGGGAGATTGTTATATATGCACAAAATTTCTCATATCGGCAGACTTGCAAGTAAGTAACGGGAAGCAACTCCTGGTGATTTAGGCAAATCTGGTGTATAGTAGAGTATGCTTACAGACTTCATCAGAGGGCATGAAGTTTTTGAAATCATTCTTTTAGGGAAAATCTGTATTCTAGTATTTTGTGAAC
This window encodes:
- the LOC18793157 gene encoding probable magnesium transporter NIPA9 — protein: MWESIFLTLAATAGNNIGKILQKKGTVILPPLSFKLKVIRAYALNRAWLIGFLMDIFGALLMLRALSLAPVSVIQPVSGCGLAILSIFSHFYLKEIMNAVDWMGITLAGIGTIGVGAGGEEQKASAISIFHLPWLAIVVAILFVLLNGWLRIYRRQRKEQELMEYDVVEEIIYGLESGILFGMASVISKMGFVFLEQGFPSMLVPICLIFSICCSGTGFFYQTWGLKHGRAIVVSTCAAVASIVTGVLAGMLALGERLPSAPTARLSLVLGWLFIIIGVILLVSSTRLVRNLPRPLRHFIQSGVDKNFSQRKSGSIRTRDSSPSTVIQAATLHHLIPTSSKEKA